A portion of the Mycobacterium paraseoulense genome contains these proteins:
- a CDS encoding SDR family NAD(P)-dependent oxidoreductase produces MAGNVRNERVAVVTGASSGIGEATAQTLAAQGFHVVAVARRADRINALAREIGGTAIVADVTDDGEIASLAEELSRVDVLVNNAGGARGLAPVADADLDHWRWMWETNVLGTLRVTRALLPKLIESGDGLIVTVTSVAALEVYDGGAGYTAAKHAQGALHRTLRGELLGKPVRLTEIAPGAVETEFSLVRFDGDQQRADAVYTGMTPLVAEDVAEVIGFVASRPSRVDLDLIVMKPRDQASATRFNRRG; encoded by the coding sequence ATGGCTGGAAATGTCAGGAATGAGCGCGTCGCGGTGGTCACGGGGGCCAGCTCCGGTATCGGCGAGGCGACCGCCCAGACCCTTGCTGCGCAGGGCTTTCACGTGGTCGCGGTGGCACGCCGGGCGGACCGGATCAACGCCCTGGCCAGGGAGATCGGCGGGACGGCCATTGTGGCCGACGTCACAGACGACGGGGAGATCGCTTCGCTGGCCGAGGAGTTGAGCCGGGTCGACGTGCTGGTCAACAACGCGGGCGGCGCGCGCGGGCTGGCGCCGGTCGCCGACGCCGACCTCGACCACTGGCGGTGGATGTGGGAAACCAACGTGCTGGGCACGCTGCGGGTCACCCGGGCGCTGCTGCCCAAGCTCATCGAATCCGGCGACGGCCTGATCGTCACGGTGACATCGGTTGCCGCACTTGAGGTGTACGACGGGGGCGCCGGATACACCGCGGCCAAACACGCCCAGGGCGCGCTGCACCGCACGCTGCGCGGGGAGCTGCTGGGCAAGCCGGTGCGGCTGACCGAGATCGCACCCGGCGCGGTGGAAACCGAGTTCTCGCTGGTTCGCTTCGACGGCGATCAACAGCGCGCCGACGCCGTCTACACCGGAATGACGCCGCTGGTTGCCGAGGACGTCGCCGAGGTGATCGGCTTCGTGGCCTCGCGGCCGTCCCGCGTCGACCTCGACCTGATCGTCATGAAGCCGCGCGACCAGGCGTCGGCCACCCGGTTCAACCGCCGGGGTTAG
- a CDS encoding ROK family transcriptional regulator: MRRQIVPPALHIADSAAASVFRAVRLRGPVGRDVIAGVTSLSIATVNRQVIALLDAGLLRERADLAVSGAIGRPRVPVEVNHEPFVTLGIHIGARTTSIVAADLFGRTLDTVETPTPLSPAGPALAALAESAARYLRRWHRRRPLWVGVAIGGTVDGATGHVDHPRLGWRQAPVGPVLADALGLPVSVASHVDAMAGAELLLGMRRFLPSSPTSLYVYARETVGYALVIGGRVHCPASGPGTIAALPARSELLGGAGQLESTVSDEAVLAAARRLRILPFAPPGGPNASAAGITDLLRVARTGNEQAKDLLNERGRVLGEAVALLRDMLNPDELVVGGQAFTEYPEAMEHVEAAFAERSVLPPRDIRVTVFGNRVQEAGAGTVSLGGLYADPLGAMRRAGALNPRVREVGADESSA, encoded by the coding sequence GTGCGCCGTCAGATCGTGCCGCCGGCGCTGCATATCGCCGACTCGGCGGCCGCCTCGGTGTTCCGGGCCGTGCGACTGCGCGGGCCCGTCGGGCGGGACGTCATCGCGGGCGTCACCTCGCTGAGCATCGCGACGGTCAACCGGCAGGTCATCGCCCTGCTCGACGCCGGCTTGCTGCGGGAACGCGCCGACCTCGCCGTCTCCGGAGCGATCGGCCGCCCGCGGGTGCCGGTCGAGGTCAACCACGAACCGTTCGTGACGCTGGGCATCCACATCGGCGCCCGGACCACCAGCATCGTGGCCGCCGACCTGTTCGGCCGCACCCTGGACACCGTCGAGACACCGACACCGCTCAGTCCCGCCGGCCCCGCGCTGGCGGCCCTGGCCGAGAGCGCAGCGCGCTACCTGCGGCGCTGGCATCGGCGCCGCCCGTTGTGGGTCGGCGTGGCTATCGGCGGCACGGTCGACGGCGCCACGGGCCACGTCGACCACCCGCGGCTGGGGTGGCGGCAGGCGCCGGTCGGCCCCGTGCTCGCCGACGCGCTGGGACTGCCCGTGTCGGTGGCCTCGCACGTCGACGCCATGGCCGGGGCCGAGCTGCTGCTGGGCATGCGGCGATTCCTGCCCAGCTCGCCCACCAGTCTCTACGTCTACGCCCGCGAGACCGTGGGCTACGCGCTGGTGATCGGCGGACGGGTGCACTGCCCGGCCAGCGGCCCCGGCACCATCGCGGCCCTGCCGGCCCGTTCCGAGCTGCTCGGCGGCGCCGGCCAGCTGGAATCCACCGTCAGCGACGAGGCGGTGCTGGCCGCCGCCCGCCGGTTGCGGATCCTGCCGTTCGCCCCGCCGGGCGGCCCCAACGCCTCGGCCGCCGGCATCACCGACCTGCTGCGGGTGGCCCGGACCGGCAACGAGCAGGCCAAGGACCTGCTCAACGAGCGGGGCCGGGTCCTCGGCGAGGCGGTGGCGTTGCTGCGCGACATGCTCAACCCCGACGAACTGGTGGTCGGAGGCCAGGCCTTCACCGAGTATCCCGAGGCGATGGAGCACGTCGAGGCGGCGTTCGCCGAACGCTCGGTGCTGCCGCCGCGCGACATTCGCGTCACGGTCTTCGGCAACCGGGTGCAGGAGGCCGGTGCGGGGACCGTGTCGCTGGGCGGGCTGTACGCCGACCCGCTCGGTGCGATGCGGCGGGCGGGCGCGCTGAACCCGCGGGTGCGCGAGGTCGGCGCCGACGAGTCTTCCGCTTAA
- a CDS encoding phosphoglyceromutase, with product MGDTATLVLLRHGESDWNALNLFTGWVDVGLTEKGRAEAVRSGELLAEQGLLPDVLYTSLLRRAITTAHLALDAADRLWIPVRRSWRLNERHYGALQGLNKSETKERYGEEQFMTWRRSYDTPPPPIEKGSQFSQDTDPRYANIGGGPLTECLADVVVRFLPYFTDVIVPDLRSGKTVLIVAHGNSLRALVKYLDQMSDDDVVGLNIPTGIPLRYDLDSDLRPVLPGGTYLDPEAAAAGAAAVASQGGG from the coding sequence ATGGGAGACACTGCCACGCTGGTGCTGCTGCGCCACGGCGAGAGCGACTGGAATGCCCTGAACCTGTTCACCGGCTGGGTGGACGTCGGGCTGACCGAGAAGGGCCGGGCCGAAGCGGTGCGCAGCGGCGAGCTGCTGGCCGAGCAGGGCCTGCTCCCCGACGTCCTCTACACCTCGCTGCTGCGCCGCGCGATCACCACCGCTCACCTGGCGCTGGACGCCGCCGACCGGCTGTGGATCCCGGTGCGGCGCAGCTGGCGGCTCAACGAACGGCACTACGGCGCACTGCAGGGCCTGAACAAGTCGGAGACCAAGGAGCGCTACGGCGAGGAGCAGTTCATGACCTGGCGGCGCAGCTACGACACGCCGCCGCCGCCGATCGAGAAGGGCAGCCAGTTCAGCCAGGACACCGACCCGCGATACGCCAACATCGGCGGCGGCCCGCTGACCGAATGCCTGGCCGACGTGGTGGTCCGGTTCCTGCCGTACTTCACCGACGTCATCGTCCCGGACCTGCGCAGCGGCAAGACGGTGTTGATCGTCGCGCACGGCAACTCGTTGCGGGCCCTGGTCAAGTACCTCGACCAGATGTCCGACGACGACGTCGTCGGGCTGAACATCCCCACCGGGATTCCGCTGCGCTACGACCTGGACTCCGACCTGCGGCCGGTGCTGCCGGGCGGTACCTACCTGGACCCGGAGGCGGCCGCCGCGGGTGCCGCGGCGGTTGCCAGCCAAGGGGGCGGGTGA
- a CDS encoding UDP-N-acetylmuramate dehydrogenase, producing MKSSDAGSTFAGAHVAEAVSLAPLTTLRVGPVARRLITCTSTRQVVDVVRELDAESLGGEHRPVLVFAGGSNLVIADTLTDLTAVRLANTGIAVDGNLLRAEAGAVWDDVVVSAIEHGLGGLECLSGIPGSAGATPVQNVGAYGAEVSDTITRVRLLDRASGEVRWVPGGELGFGYRTSVFKRAGLEIPWVVLEVEFALDASGRSAPMRYGELAAALGAGGGERADPRAVRRAVLRLRGGKGMVLDPDDHDTWSVGSFFTNPVVAPEVYERLAGAADGPVPHYPAPDGVKLAAGWLVERAGFAKGYPHDPAARCRLSDKHALALTNRGGATTDEVIALARTIRDGVRDVFGVTLMPEPVLLGCRL from the coding sequence ATGAAATCCAGCGATGCCGGTTCGACATTCGCCGGCGCGCACGTCGCCGAGGCGGTGTCGCTCGCGCCGCTGACGACGCTGCGGGTGGGGCCGGTCGCACGCCGCCTGATCACCTGCACCAGCACGCGACAAGTGGTCGACGTGGTGCGGGAGCTGGATGCCGAAAGCCTTGGGGGAGAACATCGCCCGGTCTTGGTGTTCGCGGGTGGCTCCAACCTGGTGATCGCCGACACGCTGACCGACCTGACCGCGGTTCGGCTGGCCAACACCGGCATCGCCGTCGACGGCAACCTGCTGCGCGCGGAGGCGGGCGCGGTGTGGGACGACGTCGTGGTCAGCGCCATCGAGCACGGTCTGGGTGGGCTGGAATGCCTGTCCGGGATCCCGGGATCGGCCGGGGCCACCCCGGTGCAGAACGTCGGGGCGTACGGCGCGGAGGTCTCCGACACCATCACCCGGGTCCGCCTGTTGGACCGGGCCAGCGGGGAGGTTCGCTGGGTGCCGGGCGGCGAGCTCGGCTTCGGCTACCGCACCAGCGTGTTCAAGCGCGCCGGCCTCGAAATCCCTTGGGTGGTGCTGGAAGTCGAGTTCGCGCTGGACGCCTCGGGCCGCAGCGCCCCGATGCGCTACGGCGAACTGGCCGCCGCGCTGGGGGCCGGTGGTGGCGAGCGTGCCGACCCGCGGGCGGTGCGCCGGGCGGTGCTGCGGCTGCGGGGCGGCAAGGGCATGGTGCTCGACCCGGACGACCACGACACCTGGAGCGTGGGTTCGTTCTTCACCAACCCGGTGGTCGCACCCGAGGTATACGAGCGGTTGGCCGGCGCGGCTGACGGGCCGGTTCCGCACTACCCGGCGCCGGACGGCGTCAAGCTGGCCGCCGGCTGGCTGGTGGAGCGGGCCGGCTTCGCCAAGGGTTATCCCCACGACCCGGCGGCCCGGTGCCGGCTGTCCGACAAGCACGCGCTGGCGTTGACCAACCGCGGCGGCGCCACCACCGACGAGGTGATCGCGCTGGCCCGGACCATCCGCGACGGCGTTCGTGATGTGTTTGGTGTCACATTGATGCCCGAGCCGGTCCTGCTCGGCTGCAGGCTGTAG
- the mshA gene encoding D-inositol-3-phosphate glycosyltransferase — protein MSRPSCKDEKVRHDDVFRLKPRRVAVLAVHTSPLAQPGTGDAGGMNVYVLQTALHLARRGIEVEIFTRATASADPPVARVAPGVLVRNVVAGPFEGLDKYDLPTQLCAFAAGVLRAEASHEPGYYDIVHSHYWLSGQVGWLARDRWAVPLVHTAHTLAAVKNAALAAGDAPEPPLRTIGEQQVVDEADRLIVNTEDEARQLVSIHRADPARIDVVHPGVDLEVFRPGDRRAARAALGLPLDEDVVAFVGRIQPLKAPDIVLRAAAKLPGVRIVVAGGPSGSGMASPDGLRRLADELGIAARVTFLPPQPRTDLATLFRAASLVAVPSYSESFGLVAVEAQACGTPVVAAAVGGLPVAVRDGITGTLVSGHDVDQWADALDGVLRLRGPKAEAMSRAAAAHAATFSWENTTDALLASYRRAISEYTAERRGVGA, from the coding sequence GTGAGTCGGCCGTCCTGTAAAGATGAGAAGGTGCGGCACGATGACGTCTTCCGGCTGAAACCGCGCCGCGTCGCAGTGTTGGCGGTGCACACCTCACCGCTGGCCCAGCCGGGCACCGGCGACGCCGGGGGCATGAACGTCTACGTGCTCCAAACCGCGCTGCACCTGGCGCGGCGCGGCATCGAGGTGGAGATCTTCACCCGGGCCACCGCGTCCGCCGACCCGCCCGTCGCGCGGGTGGCGCCCGGCGTGCTGGTGCGCAACGTGGTGGCGGGCCCGTTCGAGGGCCTGGACAAATACGACCTGCCCACGCAGCTGTGTGCCTTCGCCGCGGGGGTGCTGCGCGCCGAAGCGTCGCACGAACCGGGCTACTACGACATCGTGCACTCGCATTACTGGCTGTCCGGACAGGTGGGCTGGCTGGCCCGCGACCGCTGGGCGGTGCCGCTGGTGCACACCGCGCACACGCTCGCCGCGGTCAAGAACGCGGCCCTGGCCGCGGGCGACGCGCCCGAGCCGCCACTGCGCACAATCGGCGAGCAGCAGGTGGTCGACGAGGCGGACCGGCTGATCGTCAACACCGAAGACGAAGCCAGGCAACTGGTTTCGATCCACCGCGCCGACCCGGCCCGGATCGACGTCGTCCACCCGGGGGTGGATCTCGAGGTATTCCGCCCGGGCGACCGCCGGGCGGCGCGGGCCGCGCTGGGGTTGCCGCTGGACGAGGACGTCGTCGCGTTCGTCGGGCGGATCCAGCCGTTGAAGGCGCCCGACATCGTCCTGCGCGCCGCCGCGAAATTGCCGGGCGTGCGCATCGTGGTGGCGGGCGGCCCGTCGGGCAGCGGCATGGCGTCCCCGGACGGGCTGCGGCGGCTGGCCGACGAGCTCGGCATCGCGGCGCGGGTGACGTTCCTGCCGCCGCAGCCCCGCACGGACCTGGCCACCTTGTTCCGCGCCGCCAGCCTGGTCGCCGTTCCGAGTTATTCGGAGTCGTTCGGCCTGGTGGCCGTCGAGGCGCAGGCGTGCGGGACGCCGGTGGTCGCCGCCGCGGTCGGCGGCCTGCCGGTGGCGGTGCGCGACGGGATCACCGGCACGCTGGTGTCCGGCCACGACGTCGACCAGTGGGCCGACGCCCTGGACGGGGTGCTGCGGCTGCGCGGGCCCAAGGCCGAGGCGATGAGCCGCGCGGCCGCCGCGCACGCGGCCACCTTCTCCTGGGAGAACACCACGGACGCGCTGCTGGCCAGCTATCGCCGCGCGATCAGCGAATACACCGCCGAGCGCCGGGGGGTGGGCGCGTGA
- a CDS encoding type III secretion system chaperone family protein yields the protein MSVAVERVIEDALRASGLVYSKHDGAHGGRSGLVVELPGERKLKTNTILSIGEHSVRIEAFVCRKPDENHEGVYRFLLKRNRRLYGVAYTLDKVGDIYLVGRMSLASVDADEIDRVLGQVLEAVDTDFNTLLELGFRSSIQKEWEWRVSRGESLKNLQAFAHLIDEDDDGDE from the coding sequence ATGAGCGTTGCCGTCGAGCGCGTGATCGAGGACGCGCTGCGGGCCAGCGGTCTGGTCTACTCCAAACACGACGGGGCGCACGGCGGCCGGTCCGGCCTGGTGGTGGAGCTTCCCGGCGAGCGCAAGCTCAAGACCAACACCATCCTGAGCATCGGCGAGCATTCGGTGCGCATCGAGGCGTTCGTGTGCCGCAAGCCCGACGAGAATCACGAGGGCGTTTACCGCTTCCTGCTCAAGCGCAACCGCCGCCTCTATGGGGTGGCCTACACGCTCGATAAGGTCGGCGACATCTACCTGGTGGGCCGGATGTCGCTGGCGTCGGTGGACGCCGACGAGATCGATCGAGTGCTGGGACAGGTGCTCGAAGCGGTGGATACGGACTTTAATACGTTGCTGGAGTTGGGCTTTCGCTCATCGATACAGAAGGAATGGGAGTGGCGGGTGTCCCGCGGCGAGTCGCTGAAGAACCTGCAGGCGTTCGCTCACCTGATCGATGAAGACGACGACGGGGACGAGTAG
- a CDS encoding L,D-transpeptidase yields the protein MTFVSTSQNRPPINRRVALATLGLGVFAPSLLAACGGTTAKQAEKKEQPAPKLKFSPADATENVVPIAPISVEISDGWFQHVALTNSAGKAVAGRFNSDRTVYTTTEPLGYDATYTWSGSAVGHDGKAIPVTGKFTTVSPSKKISGAFQLADGQTVGVAAPIIIQFDAPISDKAAVEKALTVTTNPPVEGSWAWLPDEAAGARVHWRTREYYPAGTTVNVDAKLYGLPFGDSAYGADDISLNIQIGRRQVVKAEVTSHRIQVIRDEGVIMDFPCSYGEADKARNVTRNGIHVVTEKYADFYMSNPAAGYSHVHERWAVRISNNGEFIHANPASAGAQGNTNVTNGCINLSTGDAEQYFQSAIYGDPVEVTGSSIQLSYSDGDIWDWAVDWDTWVAMSALPPPTARPPSTQIPVTAPVTPSTAPSLSGTPTTTTTTSSPGG from the coding sequence TTGACTTTCGTGAGCACGTCGCAGAACCGGCCGCCGATCAACCGGCGCGTGGCTTTGGCGACCCTCGGACTGGGGGTGTTCGCCCCCAGCCTGCTCGCCGCGTGCGGCGGAACCACGGCCAAACAGGCCGAGAAGAAGGAGCAGCCCGCGCCGAAGCTGAAGTTCTCACCGGCCGACGCCACCGAGAACGTGGTCCCGATCGCGCCGATCAGCGTCGAGATCAGCGACGGCTGGTTCCAGCACGTCGCGCTGACCAATTCGGCGGGCAAGGCCGTGGCGGGCAGATTCAACTCCGACCGCACCGTCTACACCACCACCGAGCCGCTGGGCTACGACGCGACGTACACCTGGAGCGGTTCGGCGGTCGGGCACGACGGCAAGGCGATCCCGGTCACCGGCAAGTTCACCACCGTGTCGCCGAGCAAGAAGATCAGTGGGGCATTCCAGCTGGCCGACGGGCAGACCGTCGGGGTGGCGGCGCCGATCATCATCCAGTTCGACGCGCCGATCAGCGACAAGGCCGCCGTCGAGAAGGCGCTGACGGTCACCACGAATCCGCCCGTCGAGGGCAGCTGGGCGTGGCTGCCCGACGAGGCGGCGGGCGCCCGGGTGCACTGGCGCACCCGCGAGTACTACCCCGCGGGCACGACCGTCAACGTCGACGCCAAGTTGTACGGCCTGCCGTTCGGTGACAGCGCCTACGGCGCCGACGACATCTCGCTGAACATCCAGATCGGCCGCCGTCAGGTGGTCAAGGCCGAGGTGACCTCGCACCGCATCCAGGTGATCAGGGACGAAGGCGTCATCATGGACTTCCCGTGCAGCTACGGCGAGGCCGACAAGGCGCGCAACGTCACCCGCAACGGCATCCACGTGGTCACCGAGAAGTACGCGGATTTCTACATGTCCAACCCCGCCGCCGGCTACAGCCACGTGCACGAACGCTGGGCGGTCCGGATCTCCAACAACGGCGAGTTCATCCACGCCAACCCGGCGAGCGCGGGCGCGCAGGGCAACACCAACGTCACCAACGGCTGCATCAACCTGTCGACCGGCGACGCGGAGCAGTACTTCCAGTCGGCGATCTACGGCGACCCGGTCGAGGTGACCGGGAGCTCGATTCAGCTGTCCTACTCCGACGGCGACATCTGGGACTGGGCCGTCGACTGGGACACCTGGGTCGCCATGTCGGCGCTCCCGCCACCCACCGCACGCCCGCCGTCCACCCAGATCCCGGTGACGGCGCCGGTCACCCCGTCGACCGCCCCGAGCCTGTCCGGCACGCCGACGACGACCACCACCACGTCCAGTCCCGGGGGCTAA